TTTATCCTGTCGACGCGCATGATGCCGCCGATCGCCGTCGCCATCCCGATCTACCTGATGTACCGCGAGCTCGGCCTGTCGGACACGGCCTTGGGCATGATCCTGCTCTACACCGCCGTCAACGTGTCGCTCGCCGTCTGGCTGCTCAAGGGCTTCATCGACGAGATCCCGCGCGAATACGAGGAAGCGGCGATGATCGACGGCTATACCCGCCTTCAGGCCTTCCGCAAGGTCGTGCTGCCGCAGGCAACGACCGGCATTGCCGCGACCGCGATCTTCTGCCTGATCTTTGCCTGGAACGAATATGCCTTCGCCGCGCTCCTGACTTCGGGTGAGGCCCAGACCGCGCCGCCCTTCATTCCGACGATCATCGGCGAAGGCGGGCAGGACTGGCCGGCGGTCGCCGCCGGCACGACGATCTTCCTGATCCCGATCCTGGTCTTCACCATTCTCCTGCGCAAGCAGCTGCTGCGCGGCATCACCTTCGGAGCCGTCCGCAAATGAGCTATCTGATCGAAACGTCAGCCCCTGCACGTCCGAAGCGGCCGCTCTTCCTGCGCCGCGGCCCGATGGAGACCATCGCCACCGTGCTGATCGGGCTCGGCTTCCTGATGCTGTTCCAGCCCTTCCTGCTGGTGCTCTACACCTATTCGCTGGTCACCCTGCTCATAGGCACCGTCATGTTCATCATCGTTTCGAAATTCCCGGAGTGAACCATGGCCGACATCCGGATCGAAAATCTCCGCAAGGAGTTCGGCAGCTTCGTCGCCGTTGAGGATTCGAGCTTCACCGTCCATGACGGCGAGTTCCTGGCGCTTCTGGGCCCCTCCGGTTGCGGCAAGACCACGACGCTTCGCATGATCGCCGGCCTCGAGCTGCCGAGCAGTGGCAAGATCTATCTCGATGGCGAGGACGTCACCTTCAACCGCGCCAGCGCCCGCGACATCGCCTTCGTCTTCCAGCTCTTCGCGCTCTACCCGCATATGAACGTGCGCAAGAACATCGGCTTCCCGCTGCTGTCGCAGGGCATGCCAAAGGCCGAAATCCGTCAGCGCGTCGAAGAGACCGCGCGCCTGCTGCAGATCGACCATATTCTCAACCGCCCGGTCTCCGGCCTTGCCGGCGGCGACCGGCAGCGCGTGGCGCTCGGCCGCGCCATCGTCCGGCGTCCGAAGTGCTTCCTGATGGACGAGCCGCTCGGCACGCTGGACGCCGAGTTCCGCGAGATCATGGTCCATGAGCTGCGCGAACTGCACAACCGCATCCACGCGACCACCGTCTACGTCACCCATGACCAGCATGAGGCAATGGCTATGGCCGACAAGATCGCCGTCATGAACCATGGCGTCATCGAGCAGTTCGGCACGCCGCAGGAGATCTATGCCAAGCCTGCGACCATGTATGTGGCCGATTTCATCGGCTCGCCGCCGATGAACTTCATGCGCTTCACCTCCGGCTTGAAAAGCGGCGATCGCTCCATCCTGCTCGACGGCGTCGATGTCGCTGTTCCCGAGATCCACCAGGACATGGCCGAAAGCGAACTGGCGCTCGGCGTGCGGCCGGAACATATCCGCTTCAGCGACGCCTCGGCGCTGCGCGGCGCCGTCTATGGCAGCGAATATCTCGGCACCAACCAGGTCGTGGCTGTGGAAACCCAGGGAGGATTAATCAAGGCCCGCGTTCCCGCCAATCGCAGCTTCCAGATCGGCGAAAGGGTCGGCCTCGAATTCAACCCGGCGAAACTCGCACTCTTCGACTGCACATCGGGCCGCGCGGTGCCATCCTCGCTCTATCAGGAGACCCGGCATGGCTGATGTCGTCCTCAGGAACCTCGCCAAGCGCTTCGGCGACACCCAGGCTTTGGCCGACCTCGATCTTTCGATCCGCGACGGCGAGTTCGTCGTGCTGCTCGGTCCCACAGGCGCCGGCAAGACCACGACGTTGCGGCTGATCGCCGGCCTCGAAAAGCCCGATAGCGGCGGCATCGAGATCGGCGGCCGCAATGTCGCCGCCGAAGCCCCCGCCGAACGCGATGTCGCCTTCGTCTTCCAGCAATATTCGCTCTATCCGCATATGACGGTTTACGAGAACCTCGCCTTCCCGCTGAAGGCGCCGGTCCGCAAACTCAGCACCGCGGAGATCGACCGGCGCGTGCGCGAAGTCGCGCGCATGGTCCGGATCGACCACAAGCTGGAGAACCGCTCGACCAGGCTTTCCGGCGGCGAGATGCAGCGTGTCGCGATCGGCCGGGCGCTGGTGCGCCGGCCGGCGATCTATCTGATGGACGAACCGCTGTCCTCGCTCGACGCCAAGCTGCGCGCCGAACTGCGCCTGGAACTGAAGCGTATCCAGAAGGAACTCGGCTCGACGCTGCTCTATGTCACTCACGACCAGGTGGAAGCCATGACGATGGCCGACCGCATCGGCATCGTTGCCGAGGGACGGCTGATGCAAGTGGGAACACCGCGCGAGATCTACGGCAATCCCGCCAACCTGCATGTCGCCGCCCGCCTCGGCCAGCCGCATATCAACCTTTTGCCGGCGGATCTGCTGCCGGGCGGCCAGCCGCCGGCCGGCACGAAGACAGTCGGCGCCCGCACCGAACATCTCGACATCATTGTCAGCAAGGATGCCAATGCCGAGATCGACTGGATCGAACATCTCGGCGACCAGAACCATCTGCACATCAGGGCTGGCAATCACAAGCTCGTCACACTTGCAGATCCATATCTGGCGATCGCGCCGGGCGACCGGATCAGCCTGACGTTGCGCGATCCGCTTTATTTCGATGCGGCTGGACAGCGCCTGTCCTGACCGGCAAACAGCGTGATGATGGCATGAAAAACAAACAGACGGGTCTCAATCGATGAAACACTTCTTCAACCGCAGGGAAAACATCGTCACCGAAGCCTTGGACGGTCTGCTTCTGACGAGCAGCAAGGGTCGTCTTGCCCGCCTCGACAGCTTTCCCGACATCAAGGTGATCCTGCGAGCGGACTGGGACAAGTCGAAGGTGGCGATCATCTCCGGCGGCGGCGCCGGTCATGAGCCCTCCCATGCCGGCTTCGTCGGTAAGGGTATGCTGACGGCTGCCGTATCCGGCGAGATTTTCGCCTCGCCGAGCGTCGATGCCGTGCTGACGGCGATCCGCGCCGTCGCCGGCGAAAAGGGCGCCCTGCTGATCGTCAAGAACTATACCGGCGACCGGCTGAATTTCGGCCTCGCCGCCGAGAAGGCGCGCGCCGAGGGCTTCGACGTCGAAATGGTCATCGTCGCCGACGATATCGCCATCCCCGGCATCAACCAGCCGCGCGGCGTCGCCGGCACGCTGTTCGTCCACAAGATCGCTGGCTATCACGCCGAAAGGGGCGAGGACCTGAAGACGGTCGCAGCCCATGCCGCGGCCGCGGCCGGCGATATCGTCTCGCTCGGCATGTCGCTTTCCACCTGCAGCGTGCCGGGCCAGGCGCATGAGGACCGTCTCGGCGAAAACGAAGGCGAACTCGGCCTCGGCATCCACGGCGAGCCCGGTGTCGAGCGCATCACCCTGCAGCCGGTCGCCAATATCGTCTCCACCATGGTGGCGCGCCTATCGCCAACGCTGCGCGAAGGGGCAAGCCACTGCCTCCTCATCAACAATCTCGGCGCCGTGCCGCCGCTCGAAATGACCGTCATCGCCAACGCCGTGCTATCCTCGCCGCTTGGCCACCGCCTCCGGCTGATCATCGGACCGGCGCCGATGATGACCGCGCTCAATATGAACGGCTTCTCGCTGTCACTGATCCGGCTGGACGCCGTGCGTGAGGCGGCACTGACGGCAGCGGTCGAACCGCATGCCTGGATGCCGGCCGTCGAACGCCACGAGATCCAGATCATCGCCGCACCGAGAACATCAGCCGGCTTGAACGGCGCGAATGGTATGGCCGGAGAGAACAGCCGCAACCGGCGCCTGATCACTGCGCTCTGTGAGCATTTGATCTCCCAGGAAACCGAACTCAACCGCCTGGACGGCCGCGTCGGAGATGGCGATACCGGCTCGACGGTGGCGTCAGGCGCCCGCAGCGTGCTGGCCCGCCTCGATACGCTGCCGCTCGACCGGCCGGCGGCAACGCTTGCCTCGCTCGGCGAAATCCTCGGCACCAGCATGGGCGGATCGAGCGGCGTGCTGCTGTCGATCTTCTTCACCGCTGCGGCAAAGACGATGGCCGACAAGGCCGATATATCAGCAGCCCTTCTTGCCGGGCTCGACAGGATGACGTTCTATGGTGGAGCCGCAGTCGGCGACCGGACGATGGTCGATGCACTGTCGCCTGCCCTGCAGGCGCTGGCATCCGGCGATGTCATCGCGGCGGCAAAGGCCGCGGCAGCCGGCGCCGAATCGACGAAGACGATGATGAAGGCGAGAGCCGGACGCGCCTCCTATGTCGGCGAAAGGGATCTGGCGGGCGTTGCCGATCCGGGCGCCGTCGCGGTTGCCGGCGCGTTCGGCGTGGTGGCAAGCCTCGCCTGACTGGCGTGAAATTCAAAAGCCCGCGGGAGGCGCGGCGACAGGGAGGATGGCAGTGCAGGCGGAACCGGTGCTTGTGGCAGGATTGATCGAGGTGTGCCGCGCGACGATCGCGGAAAACAGCGATCACCTCTGTGCGCTCGATCGCGCCATCGGCGATGGCGATCACGGAACCAATATGCGGCGCGGCTGCGAGGCGGTGAGCGCCGAAGGCGAGAGCCTGTCCAGCCTGCCCTTCCCCGACGCCATGGAAAAGATCGGCCTGACGCTGGTGATGAATGTCGGCGGTGCGGCCGGGCCGCTCTACGGCACGCTGCTGATGGAGATCGGCCGCGAGCTTCGCAAGAGCAACGAAAAGCCCGATTTTTCGCAGGTGCTGAAACAGGCGATCGATGCCGTCGCGAGACGCGGTCGGGCGCATGCCGGCGACAAAACCCTGCTCGACGTGCTCTATCCCGTGCATGCGGCACTCGCCAGCCGCTCTCCGCTCGGCGCAATCGCCCGCAGGGCCGAGCGTTCTGCCAACCGCACCGCTGACATGAAGGCGATGCGCGGGCGCGCGGCCTATCTCGGCGACCGTTCCATCGGTCATATCGATCCCGGCGCGTCGAGCTGCGCGCTGCTGACCACGGCGATCTGCCGCTATCTCGGGGAGCACCGTCCGCAATGATTGGAAAGACCGCAAATGTGGGTATCGTGATCGTCTCCCACTCGCCGCTGGTGGCAAGGGGGATCGCCGACATGATCAGGCAGATGGTCGGCGACTGTGTGCCGCTCGCCTGGTCGGGCGGCAATGCCCATGGCGAACTCGGCACCGATGCCGGCGGCATTCTGAAGGCAATCGAGGCCGCCTGGTCCGATGCCGGCGTCGCCGTCTTCGTCGATCTCGGCGGCGCAGAAACCAACAGCGAGATGGCGATCGAAATGCTGGGCCTTCCCCGCTCGGCCCTCGTCTCCATCTGCAACGCGCCGCTCGTCGAAGGCGCCGTCATCGCCGCCGCCGAGGCTTCGGGGGGCGCTTCGCTGGCTAAAGTCGTCGCCACAGCCGAGGAATTGTCTCCCTGATGACGAACGGATTGCGTCGAAAGAAACAGGAGCCCGAGCCATTGCCCGAGCCATTTAAGGTGAACTGCCAGACGGAAGTGGAAGTCAAGCACGGCGTCGGGCTGCATGCCCGCCCCTCCGTCACCTTCACGCGGCTTGCCAAGTCCTTCCCCTGTTCGATCGAGATCGCCGTCAACGGCAGCGATGTCTGGCTTAACGGCAAGAGCATCATCAAGATCATGGGCGCGCGAATCCGAAAAGGATCGATCCTCCGGATCCGCGCCGACGGCATCCTCGCCGAAGAGGCGATCCGCGCGCTGAAGGAACTCATCGAGCGCAACTTCGATGAGGAAAAGAAACATGGCCGAACCGCTTAGACTGAAGGCGAAGAGCGCATCCCCCGGCATCGCATCCGGCCCGGCCTTTCTCGCGGGGGAGCCGAAGGCTCCTTCCGCTGCCGAGCGGCCGGACGCTGCCCCTGCGTCCCGAGCCGTTGGTGGATACGGCGCGCTGGAGAAGGCGATCGATATCTCGATCGGCGAACTCGAGCACCTTGCCGATGGAGCCGATGCGGAAAGCCGGGATATCATCGATTTCCAGATCGAGGTGCTGCGCGATCCGACGATCGCGGAAGCGACCGGCGCACGCATCGAAGCCGACGGGAATGTCGTCTTTGCCTGGGTCGCCACCCTCGACGCCTATATCGGCGAACTCGAAGCGGCCGATGAAGAGCAGATGCGGGCACGCGCCGTCGATATTCTCGACATCAAGAACCGTGTGCTCGGGGCGCTCGCCGGCACGCCGATCGCCGATTTCCCGCCCGGTTCGGTCTTCGTCGGCAAGGATATGGAGCCGAGCCGCTTTCTCGCCCATGACTGGTCGAAAGGCGGCGGCATCGCGCTGTTCGCAGGCAGCACTGCCGGCCATGTCGCCCTGCTCGCCCGGGCGAAATCGGTGCCGATGGTGGTCGGCGCAGGCCGCTTTTCAGCCGCAGACGGAGATCCTGTCAGCGTGGATGGCAACGCCGGTGCGGTCATCCTGCAGGCGGGCAGCATGCTGATTGCGCCCTTGACACCGGCACAGGCGCCTGCCGCCGACACGCAAACCGCCGGCGGCGAACTGCGCACAGCGGACGGCGTGCCGATCCTGCTCTCGATCAACATCAACGATGCCGCCGAGATCGATGCGCTCGATCCGGCAACAGCCGGCGTCGGCCTGATGCGCTCGGAATTTTCAATAACCTCAGTGGCCGATGCCGCCAATGAGGAACGGCAGCTGGCGATCTATCGCCGCGTGCTGGAGCAGGCGGGCGACAGGCCGGTAACGATCCGCATGCTCGATATCGGCGGCGACAAGCCGCTCGCCGGCCTCGAAGACCTGCCGGCTCTCTCCGGCTCGGGCCTGCGCGGCATCCGGCTGCTGCTTGCCCGGCCGGAAATCGCCCGCATCCAGGCCCGCGCCCTGCTGCGCGCCGCCGTCCTCGGCAGGCTGTCGGTGATGCTGCCGATGGTGACCTTTCCTGATGAAATCGACAGGATGCGTGACATCTTCCGGGAGGAAGCCGAAAAGCTCGGCCGCCGTGCCCTGCCCCACCGGATGCCGCCGATCGGCATGATGGTGGAGGTACCATCAGCCGCATTGATGCTCGATACCTTCGGGGCGGCGGCGTTCTTCTCGTTCGGAACCAACGACCTCACCCAATATCTTGCCGCCTCCGCCCGCGACGATATCGACGCCGATGCCGGCAAGGCGGCACCCGCCGTGCTCCGGCTGCTTGCCCAGGCGGTGAAGCTGACCTCCGGCAAGCCGGTCAGCATCTGCGGCGATATGGCCGGCAATCCGCACTATCTGCCCAGGCTGCTTGCCGCCGGCTTCCGGCATTTTTCCGTGGCGCCGGCCCGGCGTCCCGCGATAAGATCGGCGATCATCGGCCTCAACGCCGATGGCACAAGGGCAGCCGGAGAGTAGAATGGCGCGCGAAGACACCGAAGACGCCATTATCGCCTACAAGTCCATTCTGGCGCAGATCATCGACAACAGGCCATCGGGCACGCGCCAGCGCCTGGCGACCGCGCTTGGAAAACATCGCAGCTTCGTCACGCAGATCACCAGCCCGACCTATGCAACGCCGCTGCCGGCGCGCCATCTCGCGACGATCGTCCGCGTCTGCCATTTCAGCGCCGCCGAACAGGAGCGCTTTCTCGAAGCCTATCAAGCCGCCCATCCCGGCAAGCTGCCGGACCTCGGCCATTCCGAGAAATTGCGGCACCTGTCGCTGATGGTGCCCGACTTCGGCGACGACAGGAAAAACCGCCTATTGGAAGAGGCGATCTCCGATCTGGTGCAGAAGATCGTCGCGATATCGGGGGCGAGTGAGTAGTGAGCGGATTGACGTAACGTAATGCTTTTGGCCTTGGGAGGGGCTTGATGAAGAAGTTCATGAACACTGCGGAAACCATGGTCGCCGAAAGCGTCGAAGGCTTCGTGCGCGCCCATGAGGCCTTGGTGGTGTTCGGGCCTGAGCGCAAATGCATCCGCCGCCGCCATCTCACCGCTGGCAAGGTGGCGCTCATCTCGGGCGGCGGCGCCGGCCATGAGCCGATGCATATCGGCTTCGTCGGCCACGGCATGCTGGATGCCGCCTGCGTCGGCCATATCTTCACTTCTCCCACACCGAGCCAGATCATCGCCGCCATCGAAGAGGCCGATACGGGCGCCGGCTGCCTGCTCGTGGTCAAGAACTATGACGGCGATCTGATGAATTTCGAAATGGCGATCGAGATGGCCGGCGACCGCCACAACATCGACATGGTCGTCGTCAGCGACGATATCGAGACATCAAGGTCCGGCGAAGGCAATGGCCGGCGCGGTGTTGCCGGAACGCTGATCGTCGAAAAGCTCCTGGGTGCTGCGGCCGAACGCGGCATGTCGCTTGCCGAATTGAAGCAGCTCGGCAAGGGATTGAACACCCGCATCCGCTCGATGGGTGTCGCGCTGAACGGCGTGACGATGCCGCAGACCGAGCGCACCACATTTGCGCTCGGACCCGGCGAAATGGAAGTGGGCGTCGGCATCCATGGAGAACCCGGCCATGCCAGGCAGCCCTTCGCCACCTCCGACGCCATCATCGGCCATCTCTGCGAGACCATCGCCGGCGATATCGCCGTGGCGCCGGGTACCCGCGCACTGCTCTTCGTCAACGGCCTCGGCGGCACGCCACCGGCCGAACTCTACCTTGCCTATAACGGCGCCCGCCGCTTTATCGAGCAACGCGGCATTCCGATCGAGCGCTCGCTTGTGGGAACCTACGTCACCTCGCTCGACATGCAGGGACTGTCGGTTACCCTTGCCTTGCTGACCGACGAGGAGATCGCCCTCTGGGACGCGCCGGTGGCAACGGCAGCGCTGCATTGGCCATAACGGCGCCCCGTCAAATATAAAGCGCTGCCATCTTCCGCCAGGCGCCGGCGCGGTGGGCGCGTCCATCCCAGACATGCAGCTGATGGCCAGCTACGGGAAAGCACCGGCTGCGGATCGACCGTCAGCGCCTCGAGATAACGCGCCTCCCAGAACGCATCGAAGCAATCAGGCGCCTCGGGCGGCTCGACCGCAAGAAGCTCTTCGACCTGCATGCCGTAGGTTGGATCGAAGGCGAAGGGATGTGTCGTCGGAATACTCATCCAAGGCTTGTCTCGTGAAAAGGCCGGCGGCGCAAGACTCTGCCTTAGCCAGCCGATAAACCTTACCGGCACTCAGACACCTTTACGCGGCGTCAGTCGCCTCGTTTCGCCCGGATGTGACGAAGAGCCTGCGGCCAACGGCGCGCGCAGTCTCCAGATGGGCGGCCGCATGGTCCGGTCCGGCTTCGAGCAACAGCTCCGATGTCACGACGCGGGCGCCGCAATAGTCGAAGATCCCGTGATCGATCTGCGTCTTCATCGCGCCGAAATAACCGTGCCGCGTATAGGTCCCCGCATCGGCGCCGCCGAGGCCGACCAGATGCACCGGGAGACGGCCAAGCAGCTTCACGAGCCCGGCATCCGCGCGATCGTCGTAAGCCCAGCCATTCGTGAACACCCGGTCGATCCATCCCTTGAGCAGCCCCGGCATCGACCACCAGTAGACGGGATAGACGAGCACCAGCGCATCGGCGCGGTCGATCCTTGCCTGCTCGGCGGCAACGTCGGCGGGCAGCACCCCTTTCCTCAGATGCAGGGCGATATCGACCGCGGTGAACCGGGGATCGAAGCCCTCGGCCGCGAGATCGGCAAACTCGACGCAATGGCCGGCATCGGAAAGTGTGACACCTTCGGCAAGATGGGCGGCGACGCCGTGGGTGAGCGACTGGGATCGGGATGCGCGACGACGATGAGCGCGTGCATGCAGAAAACTCCTGTTGAATGATTGCGGACGGAAGTCGCGGGCTGTATACCTTTGGTAAGCTACTTTCAGTAAGTTACTTTTGGTATATAGTGATGTCAAGCGCCGAAACAACAGGTCAGCCGATCGATCCGCAACCTCGCCGCCGCCTGTCGCGGCAGGATCGGCATCGCCAGTTGCTCGACGTCGCTTGGCAGATCGCCCGTGACGAGGGAACGGAAGCGCTGACCCTCGGCCGGCTTTCCGAGCGGGCGGGCGTGACGAAACCCGTGGTCTATGATCATTTCGAAACCCGCCCCGGCCTGCTCGCCGCGCTCTACCGCGAATTCGACACCCGCCAGACGGCTGTGATGGACGCAGCCCTTGCGGCAAGCCAGCCGTCGCTCGCCGACCGGGCCACAGTCATCGCCGCCTCCTATGTCGACTGCGTGCTTCTTCAGGGCCGCGAAATCCCCGGTGTGATCGCAGCACTTGCCGGCTCGCCGGAACTCGAAAGGATCAAGCGCGAATACGAAGCGGCCTTCATCGAGAAATGCCGCATCGCGCTTTCGCCCTTTACCGGTGTCGGCACGATCGCCGCAGCCGGCCTCTGGGCCATGCTCGGCGCCGCCGAAGCCCTCTCCTATGCCGCCGCGTCGGGCGACATCACCGCCGTCGAGGCAAAGAACGAACTCTTCGAAACCATCGTCGCGATGGTGGCGAGAAGTATGGGCGGCGGCACGCATCCCGATCACCTGCGCGATACGGCCGGCCTCGCATCGAGATGATCCGGCGGGAATACCTGTATCGAATCCACCGCCCGCTTCGCCATGGAACTCGGTTATTTCGCGACCCTGCTGAGCGACGCGACGGCCGCCTTCTCGCACCAAATGATGCATGCTGCGCACAAGCTGAACGGCCCGACCTATGCCCATGCTATTCTGACGACGGCCGAACTCATCGAAGTCTTGCCCAAGGCGTCTGCTTCAAAGGAGACAATGCCATGCTCTTCAAAATGCTCACAAGTGCCGGCTCGCAATCCCTGAACCGCGACCGGCGCAGGTTCCTGACCACCGCGGCGATCGGGATCGCCGCCGCGGGCGCGACCAGCCTGTTTCCGTCCTATCCGGTATCGGCTGCCGCGGGAGATGCGATCCGCCCGTTTCGCGTCGACACTCCCGAGGCGGACCTCCTCGACCTTCGCCGGCGCGTGCTGGCAACACGCTGGCCCGAACGCGAGACGGTCGACGACCAGTCGCAGGGCATACAGCTCGAAAAGATCAAGCCGCTCGTCGATTATTGGGGCACCGGCTACGACTGGCGAAAGGCGGAAGCGAAGCTGAACGCGCTGCCGCAATTCATCACCGAGATCGACGGCCTAGACATCCACTTCATTCACGTCCACTCGAAACATCCGAATGCCCTGCCCGTCATCATCACCCATGGCTGGCCGGGATCGGTATTCGAGAACCTCAAGATCATCGGCCCCCTCACCGATCCGACCGCTCATGGCGGACGCGCCGAAGATGCGTTCGACGTGGTCATTCCGTCGATGCCGGGCTACGGCTTCTCCGGCAAGCCGACCGGCACCGGCTGGGGGCCGGACCGCATCGCGCGGGCCTGGGCGGAACTGATGAAGCGCCTCGCTTACAGCAGCTACGTCGCCCAGGGCGGCGACTGGGGCTCGCCGGTCTCCGGCGCGATGGCACGGCTCGCGCCACAAGGTCTGCTCGGCATCCACATCAACCTGCCGGCTGTCGTGCCGCCCGAAGTTGCCGCGGTGCTCGCCGCGGGCGGGCCGGCGCCGCAGCGACTCTCCACCGAGGAACGCGCGGCGTTCGATGCCCTCAGCGCCGCAGCCAAGATGGGGAACAGGTCCTATGCCACGATGATGGGCACGAGGCCGCAGACGATCGGCTACGCCATATCGGATTCCCCGGCCGGCCTTGCGGCATGGACGCTCGGTCATCCGGGCTTCACGCACTGGACCTACGACAGCAGCGATCCCGAAAAGTCTCCCGACGAGGTGCTCGACGACATCACGCTTTACTGGTTGACCAACAGTGCCGCTTCCTCGGCCCGGATCTACTGGGAATATGGCGGCGGGCGCAGTCCCGTCCTTGCGGCCGGGGAGAAGACCTCCAAGATCGCGCTTCCGGTCGCCATCACCGTCTTTCCTGGGGAGAGTTATCAGGCCCCGGAGACATGGGCCCGTCGCGCCTATCGCAACCTTATCTATTTCCACAAGGTCGACAAGGGCGGCCACTTCGCTGCCTGGGAGCAGCCGGAGCTCTTCTCCGCCGAGCTTCGAGCAGCGTTCAGGCCGCTGCGCCGACCGATATGAGAGGAGCGGCGGCCCCTCGCCGCTCAGGGATGCTGCCGCCTGGTATGATTGTCCATGATCGGCACCGGGGTCGCCGCCTCCCTTGGCGCCAAGCTCACGGATTCCAGCCGCCACTGCCATAGGGGCGCGTGATGATTTCGATCAGATGACCGTTCGGATCTTCGAAATAGACCCCGCGCCCGCTGTCGTGGTCATTGGTCTCATCAGGCTTCCGCTGGCCGGGGTCAGCCCAGTAGCGCAGGTTCCGCTCGCGAATTCGATTGAATATCGCCTCGAATTCAGCGTCTCCGACCAGGAAGGCGTAGTGTTGGCGGACGATTTCGCCTTCAGTATCCATATAATCGAGATTGGCGTCGTTGTCGGTCGTGACCATGTAGAACGGCCCCCAGCGCCGCGGCGCCGGCAGCCCCAACATGTCGGCCAGAAAATCTGCCGAGGCCTTGCTGTCGCGAGCCGACAGAATGGTATGATTGAAGTGGATGGGCATGGTGGCGTCTCGCAAACGAGGAGCTGCAAGCTTGATGGAAGCTTTGCCGGTTAACACCCGCGGCCGCCTCTTGTTCCGAACTTCGACCGCGCCTCTCCGCCTTCAAATCTCTTTCGAAACGAGGTAGACTCACCGGTGGAGGAGCCGCGACAAATGGCACGAAACACGCGCCCCATACGCTGGAATCCCAGGGACCGGGGAGACCGGATGGGTGGCGGCATCAACGCGGCGAACGGCAATTTGCGCGACAGTTCGGGCGCGGCGGTGCGGCCGCCGATCGCCTGGGCGCTGACGGTCGTGGCAGGGCTTGCGCTCGACTGGCTTTATGCGCTGCCGTTCCTGCCGGCGGCCATGCCTGCCGGTGGGCTCGGTGGCATCGTGTTCCTCGCCGGCCTGGCGCTGCTGATCTGGGCGGCAGCAACCTTCCGCCGGGCGGGGACACAGGTCCAGCTCAGCCGGCCGACGACGACGATCGTCGACGAAGGCCCCTATCGCTTCACGCGCAACCCGATCTACATCGGTATGTTCCTCGGCCTCATCGGCCTCGCCGTCGCCTTCGACAGCCTGTGGCTCATCATCCTGTTGGTGCCGTTCTACCTCGTCATCCGCTACGGCGTGGTCGCCCGCGAGGAGGCCTATCTCGAGCGGAAATTCGGTGACGCTTATCTCGCCTACAAAGCCCGCATCAGGCGGTGGCTGTAGCGAGCGTCGACCTGCTGAAACCCGAATGACGGAAACGGGTCGAGACACGACCCCTCGCGGCATCATGGCATCGCCAAAGCAAGCCGGCAAACGGCATCGCCGCTTTGCCGGCCGCTGAGATCAGTTCGTGTTCTGCCCCGCCGCCTCGATGATCAGCCGGGCAATCTCGTCAGGGTGGGAGATCAGCGACAGATGGCTGGCCTTCACCTCTATCGTCTTCGCCCCCATGCGCTTGGCCATGAAGCGTTCGAGATCCGGGTTGATCGTCCTGTCCTCGGTGGAAACGGCATACCAGCTCGGCTTCGAACGCCAGGCCGCCTGCGTCGTCTTGCCGGTCAGCAGCGCCTTCTGGAACGGTTGCTGCACGGCATAAAGAACTTTGGCCTTCGCCTCCGGCAGGTCGCCGGCGAAGTCGTGCAGGAATGCTTCCTCGCTGAGGCGTCCCTCGTCGCCGTCGAAGACGATGCCGGCGGACGCCGGCGGCGTCGGGAAGGTTTTGGCGAG
The Rhizobium leguminosarum DNA segment above includes these coding regions:
- the dhaL gene encoding dihydroxyacetone kinase subunit DhaL; translated protein: MAVQAEPVLVAGLIEVCRATIAENSDHLCALDRAIGDGDHGTNMRRGCEAVSAEGESLSSLPFPDAMEKIGLTLVMNVGGAAGPLYGTLLMEIGRELRKSNEKPDFSQVLKQAIDAVARRGRAHAGDKTLLDVLYPVHAALASRSPLGAIARRAERSANRTADMKAMRGRAAYLGDRSIGHIDPGASSCALLTTAICRYLGEHRPQ
- a CDS encoding carbohydrate ABC transporter permease; its protein translation is MSAANSAHSVVEPSLSSKRIAGTIVVLYALITLIPLVWIFLTSIKSPPDSISYPPKIVFTPSLEGYCNLFTTRTRQTPDYIASLPAPAGACDEVTRKRNMVIAGPSNFLPRFVNSLVIAFGSTFLAVFLGTLAAYGFSRFKVPLADDLLFFILSTRMMPPIAVAIPIYLMYRELGLSDTALGMILLYTAVNVSLAVWLLKGFIDEIPREYEEAAMIDGYTRLQAFRKVVLPQATTGIAATAIFCLIFAWNEYAFAALLTSGEAQTAPPFIPTIIGEGGQDWPAVAAGTTIFLIPILVFTILLRKQLLRGITFGAVRK
- a CDS encoding dihydroxyacetone kinase subunit DhaK; the protein is MKHFFNRRENIVTEALDGLLLTSSKGRLARLDSFPDIKVILRADWDKSKVAIISGGGAGHEPSHAGFVGKGMLTAAVSGEIFASPSVDAVLTAIRAVAGEKGALLIVKNYTGDRLNFGLAAEKARAEGFDVEMVIVADDIAIPGINQPRGVAGTLFVHKIAGYHAERGEDLKTVAAHAAAAAGDIVSLGMSLSTCSVPGQAHEDRLGENEGELGLGIHGEPGVERITLQPVANIVSTMVARLSPTLREGASHCLLINNLGAVPPLEMTVIANAVLSSPLGHRLRLIIGPAPMMTALNMNGFSLSLIRLDAVREAALTAAVEPHAWMPAVERHEIQIIAAPRTSAGLNGANGMAGENSRNRRLITALCEHLISQETELNRLDGRVGDGDTGSTVASGARSVLARLDTLPLDRPAATLASLGEILGTSMGGSSGVLLSIFFTAAAKTMADKADISAALLAGLDRMTFYGGAAVGDRTMVDALSPALQALASGDVIAAAKAAAAGAESTKTMMKARAGRASYVGERDLAGVADPGAVAVAGAFGVVASLA
- a CDS encoding ABC transporter ATP-binding protein; its protein translation is MADVVLRNLAKRFGDTQALADLDLSIRDGEFVVLLGPTGAGKTTTLRLIAGLEKPDSGGIEIGGRNVAAEAPAERDVAFVFQQYSLYPHMTVYENLAFPLKAPVRKLSTAEIDRRVREVARMVRIDHKLENRSTRLSGGEMQRVAIGRALVRRPAIYLMDEPLSSLDAKLRAELRLELKRIQKELGSTLLYVTHDQVEAMTMADRIGIVAEGRLMQVGTPREIYGNPANLHVAARLGQPHINLLPADLLPGGQPPAGTKTVGARTEHLDIIVSKDANAEIDWIEHLGDQNHLHIRAGNHKLVTLADPYLAIAPGDRISLTLRDPLYFDAAGQRLS
- a CDS encoding ABC transporter ATP-binding protein; this encodes MADIRIENLRKEFGSFVAVEDSSFTVHDGEFLALLGPSGCGKTTTLRMIAGLELPSSGKIYLDGEDVTFNRASARDIAFVFQLFALYPHMNVRKNIGFPLLSQGMPKAEIRQRVEETARLLQIDHILNRPVSGLAGGDRQRVALGRAIVRRPKCFLMDEPLGTLDAEFREIMVHELRELHNRIHATTVYVTHDQHEAMAMADKIAVMNHGVIEQFGTPQEIYAKPATMYVADFIGSPPMNFMRFTSGLKSGDRSILLDGVDVAVPEIHQDMAESELALGVRPEHIRFSDASALRGAVYGSEYLGTNQVVAVETQGGLIKARVPANRSFQIGERVGLEFNPAKLALFDCTSGRAVPSSLYQETRHG